From the genome of Streptomyces sp. NBC_01304:
CCCCTGGGGAGAGTCCAGGGGCGGGGCGCCGGCAAGGGCGAACTCGGCGAACTCGCTCAGCCCTTGCGGTAGTTCCGCGCGTCCTCGCCGGCCGCCAGGACCATGGCCAGGTCCCCGCCGACCGAGGCCGTGACGACCACGCCGACCGCACCCTCGACGAACGGGGCGTCCACGATGCGGGTGTCGGCGGGCATCGCGCGCTCGTCGCCGTCGCCGAGCAGGGCCTGGACGGTGAGGACGGCGCTGCCCATGTCGCACAGCACCGCGACGCCCCTGCCCTGGTCCACCTTGAGGGCCGCGGCGTGGATGAGTTCGGCGCTGGTGCCGATCCGGCCGTCGTCGGTGCCGCCCGCCGCGAGGACCGGGGCGACATCGCCGGAGCCGACCATGGCCTTGGCCAACTCGGCGGTGGCCTCGGCCACTTCACGGCTGTGCGAGACGAGGACGACGCCCACGCGAGGGTCCGCCTCGGGCGCCGGGACCTCGGCCTCGGCGGGCTGCTCCACGGCGGCCGCCACCGGCTCCG
Proteins encoded in this window:
- the dhaM gene encoding dihydroxyacetone kinase phosphoryl donor subunit DhaM, giving the protein MAAAVEQPAEAEVPAPEADPRVGVVLVSHSREVAEATAELAKAMVGSGDVAPVLAAGGTDDGRIGTSAELIHAAALKVDQGRGVAVLCDMGSAVLTVQALLGDGDERAMPADTRIVDAPFVEGAVGVVVTASVGGDLAMVLAAGEDARNYRKG